A stretch of the Cygnus olor isolate bCygOlo1 chromosome 25, bCygOlo1.pri.v2, whole genome shotgun sequence genome encodes the following:
- the LOC121059783 gene encoding cytochrome c oxidase assembly factor 3 homolog, mitochondrial encodes MAAPREAGGEAAVAQRIDPAREPGLSPEQRRFMAQVELAQRQRALQRRLRGRNVLLALGIGAVTAGIYGYTFYSVSQERFLDELELEAEAARARAVERERSAAT; translated from the exons atggcggcgcccagggaggcggggggggaggcggcggtggCGCAGCGCATCGACCCGGCGCGGGAGCCGGGGCTGAGCCCGGAGCAGCGCCGCTTCATGGCGCAGGTGGAGCTCGCCCAGCGCCAGCGAGCCCTGCAGAGGCGGCTCCGAGGCCGCAACGTGCTGCTGGCGCTGGGCATCGGCGCCGTGACGGCGGGGATCT acGGCTACACCTTCTACTCGGTGTCGCAGGAGCGCTTCCTGGacgagctggagctggaggcgGAGGCGGCGCGGGCCCGGGCCGTGGAGCGGGAACGGAGCGCGGCCACCTGa
- the PSME3 gene encoding proteasome activator complex subunit 3 gives MASLLKVDPEVKLKVDSFRERITSEAEDLVANFFPKKLLELDGFLKEPILNIHDLTQIHSDMNLPVPDPILLTNSHDGLDGPNMKKRKLEDREETFQGTKVFVMPNGMLKSNQQLVDIIEKVKPEIRLLIEKCNTVKMWVQLLIPRIEDGNNFGVSIQEETVAELRTVESEAASYLDQISRYYITRAKLVSKIAKYPHVEDYRRTVTEIDEKEYISLRLIISELRNQYVTLHDMILKNIEKIKRPRSSNAETLY, from the exons ATGGCCTCGTTGCTCAAGGTGGACCCGGAGGTGAAGCTCAAG gtCGATTCCTTCAGGGAGCGGATCACGAGCGAG GCTGAAGATCTGGTGGCAAACTTTTTCCCAAAGAAGCTGTTGGAACTCGATGGGTTCCTCAAA GAGCCCATCCTGAATATTCATGATCTCACCCAGATCCATTCGGACATGAACCTCCCAGTGCCTGACCCGATTCTGCTCACGAACAGCCACGACGGACTGGACGGG CCAAATATGAAAAAGAGGAAGCTGGAAGACCGCGAAGAGACCTTTCAGG GTACCAAAGTGTTCGTGATGCCCAACGGGATGCTGAAGAGCAACCAGCAGCTGGTGGACATCATCGAGAAAGTCAAACCGGAGATCAGGCTGCTCATCGAGAAGTGTAACACG GTCAAAATGTGGGTGCAGCTTCTCATCCCCAGGATAGAAGATGGGAACAACTTTGGTGTTTCTATTCAG GAGGAAACAGTTGCTGAGCTTCGAACCGTGGAGAGCGAGGCGGCGTCCTACCTGGACCAGATTTCTAG ATATTATATCACAAGAGCAAAGTTGGTTTCCAAAATAGCTAAGTACCCTCACGTG gagGACTACCGCCGCACGGTGACGGAGATCGACGAGAAGGAGTACATTAGTCTGCGCCTGATCATTTCAGAGCTGAGGAATCAATAT GTCACTTTGCATGACATGATCCTTAAAAACATTGAGAAGATCAAGAGGCCTCGGAGCAGCAACGCTGAGACCCTCTATTAA
- the BECN1 gene encoding beclin-1 isoform X2 has translation MEGGRAGSGGGCTTQVSFVCQRCSQPLKLDTSFKILDRLTIQELTAPLLTAAPARPGDAQEEESALSEEGFAESRQDGVSRRFIPPARMMSTESANSFTLIGEASDGGTMENLSRRLKVTGDLFDIMSGQTDVDHPLCEECTDTLLDQLDTQLNVTENECQNYKRCLEILEQMNEDDKEKLQTELKELALEEEQLIQELEDVEKNRKIVAEDFERVRAEAERLEREEAQYQKEYCEFKRQQLELDDELKSVDNQMRYAQMQLDKLKKTNVFNATFHIWHSGQFGTINNFRLGRLPSVPVEWNEINAAWGQTVLLLHALANKMGLKFQRYRLVPYGNHSYLESLTDKSKDLPPRPLTLPARSSQITQSNWPEEIKRDLGRPLVIRKPSFLLLTTSTHAAGTWHKASNACHTPQSVLSVP, from the exons atGGAGGGCGGGCGggccggcagcggcggcggctgcACCACGCAGGTGAGCTTCGTGTGCCAGCGCTGCAGCCAGCCGCTGAAGCTCGACACGTCCTTCAAGATCCTCGACCGCCTCACCATCCAGGAGCTCACCG CCCCGCTGCTCACCGCCGCTCCCGCCCGGCCCGGGGATgcgcaggaggaggagagcgcCCTGAGCGAG GAAGGCTTCGCGGAGAGCCGGCAGGACGGCGTGTCCCGGAGGTTCATCCCGCCTGCCAG AATGATGTCGACGGAGAGCGCCAACAGCTTCACCCTCATCGGAGAGGCGTCGGACGGGGGCACGATGGAAAACCTCAGCAGGAGGCTGAAG GTCACCGGCGACCTCTTCGACATCATGTCGGGGCAGACGGACGTGGATCACCCCCTGTGCGAGGAGTGCACGGACACGCTGCTGGACCAGCTGGACACGCAGCTCAACGTCACCGAGAACGAGTGCCAGAACTACAA GAGGTGCCTGGAGATCCTGGAACAAATGAACGAGGACGACAAGGAGAAGCTGCAAACGGAGCTGAAGGAGCTCGCgctggaggaggagcagctgattCAGGAGCTGGAGGACGTGGAGAAGAACCGCAAGATCGTGGCCGAGGACTTCGAGAGGGTCAGGGCGGAGGCAGAGCGGCTGGAGCGGGAGGAAGCTCA GTATCAGAAGGAATACTGCGAGTTcaagaggcagcagctggagctggacgACGAGCTGAAAAGCGTGGACAACCAGATGCGGTACGCCCAGATGCAGCTGGACAAGCTGAAGAAAACCAACGTCTTCAACGCGACCTTCCACATCTG GCACAGCGGGCAGTTTGGCACCATAAATAACTTCAGGCTTGGCCGCCTCCCCAGCGTTCCCGTAGAATGGAACGAGATCAACGCGGCCTGGGGGCAGACCGTGCTCTTGCTGCACGCCCTCGCTAACAAAATGGGGCTGAAGTTTCAAAG ATACCGTCTGGTACCGTACGGCAACCACTCCTACTTGGAGTCCCTCACGGACAAATCGAAG GATCTCCCTCCACGTCCACTCACACTGCCAGCCAGGAGCTCTCAAATTACACAGAGCAACTGGCCAGAGGAAATTAAGCGCGATTTGGGAAGACCGTTGGTGATCAGGAAGCCCAGTTTTCTCCTGCTAACCACCAGCACTCACGCAGCAGGCACTTGGCACAAAGCGAGCAACGCCTGTCACACGCCACAAAGCGTTTTAAGCGTCCCGTGA
- the CNTD1 gene encoding cyclin N-terminal domain-containing protein 1 isoform X1, which yields MARMGSRAQAVPRFYSSEPLFGGVAPEVMEAALIRLATENERYLSELPGQAGCCKESRTVEFVFLLAEKWHLDHSARYQAVELLERFMIKQVEQICKSPSENMESTKEGSSRSSLKEQIYATFVLRLVSCIQLASKLSLHYNIVNSDTALKFLQSLKYSYTKQELLESELAVLETLQFQINVSTPLAYIELLLEVLGHNGCLLPAKPLHQMCVQLLDFLYLKREAIYDTLLKTAIENSTPSELQMRRFYLRRAKFSAVKEDFMLLAVGIISTSVFVLNPERWKQVVEHLNCVTGITSQSISEFSHAVLKHVVGSSTPKQQRRK from the exons ATGGCCAGGATGGGGTCCCGGGCGCAGGCGGTGCCCAGGTTTTACAGCTCGGAGCCCCTCTTCGGCGGGGTGGCCCCCGAGGTGATGGAGGCAGCGCTGATCCGCTTGGCCACGGAAAACGAGCGGTACCTCAGCGAGCTGCCTGGCCAGGCCGGCTGCTGCAAGGAGAGCCGGACCGTGG aatttgtATTCCTTTTGGCTGAGAAATGGCACTTGGACCATTCAGCAAGGTATCAAGCAGTAGAGTTACTTGAAAG GTTTATGATCAAGCAAGTAGAGCAAATCTGCAAGTCCCCCAGTGAGAACATGGAAAGTACCAAAGAAGGCAGCAGTCGGAGCTCTCTGAAAGAACAGATATATGCCACGTTTGTCCTGCGACTGGTGTCGTGCATTCAGCTTGCAAGCAAACTTTCCTTGCACTATAAC ataGTTAACAGCGACACAGCTTTAAAATTCCTGCAATCCTTAAAATACTCGTACACTAAACAGGAGCTGCTCGAGTCGGAGCTTGCTGTTTTAGAAACTCTGCAGTTCCAGATCAATGTGTCAACTCCTCTGGCTTACATCGAATTGCTTCTAGAGGTTTTAG GACATAACGGCTGCTTACTTCCTGCAAAACCATTGCATCAGATGTGTGTGCAACTACTAGACTTCTTGTATCTTAAAAGAGAGGCCATCTACGACACGTTACTGAAGACCGCCATCGAAAATTCGACACCAAGTGAACTGCAGAT GAGACGCTTTTACTTGCGCAGAGCCAAGTTTTCGGCAGTAAAGGAAGATTTCATGCTCTTGGCAGTTGGAATCATCAGCACAAGCGTTTTCGTACTAAACCCCGAGCGCTGGAAGCAG gttGTGGAGCATTTGAACTGCGTCACGGGCATTACTTCACAAAGCATCTCAGAATTTTCACACGCGGTACTGAAGCACGTCGTTGGCAGTAGCACTCCAAAGCAGCAGCGGAGGAAGTAA
- the CNTD1 gene encoding cyclin N-terminal domain-containing protein 1 isoform X2 — translation MARMGSRAQAVPRFYSSEPLFGGVAPEVMEAALIRLATENERYLSELPGQAGCCKESRTVEFVFLLAEKWHLDHSARYQAVELLERFMIKQVEQICKSPSENMESTKEGSSRSSLKEQIYATFVLRLVSCIQLASKLSLHYNIVNSDTALKFLQSLKYSYTKQELLESELAVLETLQFQINVSTPLAYIELLLEVLGHNGCLLPAKPLHQMCVQLLDFLYLKREAIYDTLLKTAIENSTPSELQIAKFSAVKEDFMLLAVGIISTSVFVLNPERWKQVVEHLNCVTGITSQSISEFSHAVLKHVVGSSTPKQQRRK, via the exons ATGGCCAGGATGGGGTCCCGGGCGCAGGCGGTGCCCAGGTTTTACAGCTCGGAGCCCCTCTTCGGCGGGGTGGCCCCCGAGGTGATGGAGGCAGCGCTGATCCGCTTGGCCACGGAAAACGAGCGGTACCTCAGCGAGCTGCCTGGCCAGGCCGGCTGCTGCAAGGAGAGCCGGACCGTGG aatttgtATTCCTTTTGGCTGAGAAATGGCACTTGGACCATTCAGCAAGGTATCAAGCAGTAGAGTTACTTGAAAG GTTTATGATCAAGCAAGTAGAGCAAATCTGCAAGTCCCCCAGTGAGAACATGGAAAGTACCAAAGAAGGCAGCAGTCGGAGCTCTCTGAAAGAACAGATATATGCCACGTTTGTCCTGCGACTGGTGTCGTGCATTCAGCTTGCAAGCAAACTTTCCTTGCACTATAAC ataGTTAACAGCGACACAGCTTTAAAATTCCTGCAATCCTTAAAATACTCGTACACTAAACAGGAGCTGCTCGAGTCGGAGCTTGCTGTTTTAGAAACTCTGCAGTTCCAGATCAATGTGTCAACTCCTCTGGCTTACATCGAATTGCTTCTAGAGGTTTTAG GACATAACGGCTGCTTACTTCCTGCAAAACCATTGCATCAGATGTGTGTGCAACTACTAGACTTCTTGTATCTTAAAAGAGAGGCCATCTACGACACGTTACTGAAGACCGCCATCGAAAATTCGACACCAAGTGAACTGCAGAT AGCCAAGTTTTCGGCAGTAAAGGAAGATTTCATGCTCTTGGCAGTTGGAATCATCAGCACAAGCGTTTTCGTACTAAACCCCGAGCGCTGGAAGCAG gttGTGGAGCATTTGAACTGCGTCACGGGCATTACTTCACAAAGCATCTCAGAATTTTCACACGCGGTACTGAAGCACGTCGTTGGCAGTAGCACTCCAAAGCAGCAGCGGAGGAAGTAA
- the BECN1 gene encoding beclin-1 isoform X1 — protein sequence MEGGRAGSGGGCTTQVSFVCQRCSQPLKLDTSFKILDRLTIQELTAPLLTAAPARPGDAQEEESALSEEGFAESRQDGVSRRFIPPARMMSTESANSFTLIGEASDGGTMENLSRRLKVTGDLFDIMSGQTDVDHPLCEECTDTLLDQLDTQLNVTENECQNYKRCLEILEQMNEDDKEKLQTELKELALEEEQLIQELEDVEKNRKIVAEDFERVRAEAERLEREEAQYQKEYCEFKRQQLELDDELKSVDNQMRYAQMQLDKLKKTNVFNATFHIWHSGQFGTINNFRLGRLPSVPVEWNEINAAWGQTVLLLHALANKMGLKFQRYRLVPYGNHSYLESLTDKSKELPLYCSGGLRFFWDNKFDHAMVAFLDCVQQFKEEVEKGETRFCLPYRMDVEKGKIEDTGGSGGSYSIKTQFNSEEQWTKALKFMLTNLKWGLAWVSSQFYNK from the exons atGGAGGGCGGGCGggccggcagcggcggcggctgcACCACGCAGGTGAGCTTCGTGTGCCAGCGCTGCAGCCAGCCGCTGAAGCTCGACACGTCCTTCAAGATCCTCGACCGCCTCACCATCCAGGAGCTCACCG CCCCGCTGCTCACCGCCGCTCCCGCCCGGCCCGGGGATgcgcaggaggaggagagcgcCCTGAGCGAG GAAGGCTTCGCGGAGAGCCGGCAGGACGGCGTGTCCCGGAGGTTCATCCCGCCTGCCAG AATGATGTCGACGGAGAGCGCCAACAGCTTCACCCTCATCGGAGAGGCGTCGGACGGGGGCACGATGGAAAACCTCAGCAGGAGGCTGAAG GTCACCGGCGACCTCTTCGACATCATGTCGGGGCAGACGGACGTGGATCACCCCCTGTGCGAGGAGTGCACGGACACGCTGCTGGACCAGCTGGACACGCAGCTCAACGTCACCGAGAACGAGTGCCAGAACTACAA GAGGTGCCTGGAGATCCTGGAACAAATGAACGAGGACGACAAGGAGAAGCTGCAAACGGAGCTGAAGGAGCTCGCgctggaggaggagcagctgattCAGGAGCTGGAGGACGTGGAGAAGAACCGCAAGATCGTGGCCGAGGACTTCGAGAGGGTCAGGGCGGAGGCAGAGCGGCTGGAGCGGGAGGAAGCTCA GTATCAGAAGGAATACTGCGAGTTcaagaggcagcagctggagctggacgACGAGCTGAAAAGCGTGGACAACCAGATGCGGTACGCCCAGATGCAGCTGGACAAGCTGAAGAAAACCAACGTCTTCAACGCGACCTTCCACATCTG GCACAGCGGGCAGTTTGGCACCATAAATAACTTCAGGCTTGGCCGCCTCCCCAGCGTTCCCGTAGAATGGAACGAGATCAACGCGGCCTGGGGGCAGACCGTGCTCTTGCTGCACGCCCTCGCTAACAAAATGGGGCTGAAGTTTCAAAG ATACCGTCTGGTACCGTACGGCAACCACTCCTACTTGGAGTCCCTCACGGACAAATCGAAG GAGCTCCCTTTGTACTGTTCTGGAGGCCTGAGGTTCTTCTGGGACAATAAATTCGATCACGCGATGGTGGCTTTCTTGGACTGTGTGCAGCAGTTTAAGGAGGAAGTGGAAAAGGGCGAAACTCGGTTTTGTTTGCCTTACAG GATGGACGTGGAGAAAGGCAAGATTGAAGATACAGGCGGCAGCGGCGGCTCCTACTCGATTAAAACGCAGTTTAACTCTGAGGAGCAATGGACAAAAGCGCTCAAGTTCATGTTAACTAACCTGAAGTGGGGTCTTGCCTGGGTCTCGTCCCAATTCTACAACAAGTAA